The Paenibacillus sophorae genome has a segment encoding these proteins:
- a CDS encoding alpha/beta fold hydrolase, whose translation MRSYFVNNGSVALHVLENGVASSDVPSLLIIGGLWEPAERAIPLLSGISSHVVAFSFRGRGLSSTPQSGYDLTDHLTDIEAIVKHCELQKYCVLGFSRGASYALGWSIQNQHNMQGLILVDQPPIHRSLTAETVQMWRELVYLQVPILNFMRSEALEALGNDAKEVDFSPQLSQIQLPVSLFVGKNKESVIPSNISDETLHLYTQSFPSCQVVDFLQSGHMIPDEEEDKYIAEVNLFIKKISK comes from the coding sequence ATGAGAAGCTATTTTGTTAATAATGGATCAGTAGCTTTGCATGTACTGGAGAATGGAGTTGCTTCTTCTGATGTGCCATCACTTCTGATTATTGGCGGATTATGGGAACCTGCGGAGAGAGCGATCCCCCTTCTGTCTGGGATTTCGAGTCATGTTGTCGCGTTTAGCTTTCGTGGTCGAGGTTTAAGCTCGACGCCCCAATCAGGCTATGATCTTACGGATCACCTTACTGATATTGAAGCGATTGTTAAACATTGTGAACTTCAGAAATACTGCGTGCTAGGATTTTCTAGAGGAGCATCTTACGCCCTAGGGTGGAGTATACAGAATCAACATAATATGCAGGGTCTTATACTTGTGGACCAACCACCTATACATAGAAGCCTTACAGCAGAAACTGTACAAATGTGGCGTGAACTTGTTTACTTACAGGTTCCTATTTTAAACTTCATGCGCTCGGAAGCGCTTGAGGCGCTGGGAAATGATGCGAAGGAAGTAGACTTTTCTCCGCAATTATCGCAAATACAGTTACCCGTAAGTCTTTTTGTCGGTAAAAATAAGGAATCCGTTATTCCATCGAATATTTCTGATGAAACCTTGCATTTGTATACTCAATCCTTTCCTTCTTGCCAAGTTGTTGACTTTCTGCAGTCTGGACACATGATTCCTGATGAGGAAGAAGATAAGTATATTGCTGAAGTGAACTTATTTATTAAGAAAATCTCAAAATAA
- the cobS gene encoding adenosylcobinamide-GDP ribazoletransferase, with amino-acid sequence MRQWLISLIVAFQFLTRLPIPVQVEYDKRYVSRSVLFYPVVGFVIGFILYLALVVLSSGSAPLDAAVVLLIWTLLTGGLHLDGLMDTADGLGSHRPREQMLAIMKDSRVGAMGVLAAFFVLLVKWASLWTLLDRLRQGSISGSMLLCLLLTIPAVSRGAMVAAIIRRPYIGGEQGMGGLFQEARAGYLAGAILLLLFPVILQPSYGWFWLSGIQAAAAWLCVSHFVRRLGGLTGDTYGALNELVETAGLLAAVYILF; translated from the coding sequence ATGAGACAATGGCTGATTTCTTTGATAGTGGCGTTCCAGTTTCTTACCCGGCTTCCGATTCCCGTTCAAGTGGAATATGACAAGCGCTATGTGAGCCGGAGCGTGTTGTTTTATCCGGTTGTGGGGTTTGTTATCGGCTTTATTCTTTATCTGGCTTTGGTGGTGCTGTCATCCGGCTCGGCTCCTCTCGATGCGGCTGTAGTGCTGCTCATTTGGACCCTTCTGACCGGAGGTCTGCATTTGGACGGTTTGATGGATACGGCGGACGGACTCGGAAGCCATCGGCCGCGTGAGCAGATGCTGGCGATCATGAAGGACAGCCGTGTCGGCGCAATGGGTGTTTTGGCGGCGTTCTTCGTGCTGTTAGTGAAATGGGCTTCCCTTTGGACTCTGCTTGACAGACTGCGGCAGGGCTCGATATCCGGGAGCATGCTGCTCTGCTTGCTGCTGACCATTCCGGCCGTAAGCCGGGGGGCTATGGTGGCTGCCATTATCCGGCGGCCATATATTGGAGGGGAGCAAGGCATGGGAGGGCTGTTCCAGGAAGCCCGTGCCGGTTATCTTGCAGGAGCCATACTGCTGCTGCTGTTCCCGGTTATTCTCCAGCCTTCCTACGGATGGTTCTGGCTTTCCGGCATTCAGGCCGCAGCCGCCTGGCTGTGCGTCAGTCATTTTGTCCGGAGGCTTGGAGGTTTAACCGGGGATACGTATGGAGCTTTAAACGAGCTGGTAGAGACTGCGGGTCTCCTGGCTGCGGTATATATCTTGTTCTAA
- the cobD gene encoding threonine-phosphate decarboxylase CobD, whose amino-acid sequence MLERNGHGGDLTTAVELFGVPAREMLDFSANINPLGPPPGLKDVLHKEWTGLVHYPDPESRELRTAISQKYNIEPASILVGNGAAEVIDLIVRGFKPGRVAVVDPAFLEYAEAALKAGAEVLSVPASADDGFAIPEEALLAACEEADLLFIGQPNNPTGQWLSREAVVRLADTAIAHNTILVLDEAFIDFFEDEKELSFIREAAFSRHVIVIRSMTKFYGIPGLRLGYAASHPDNISFIRKLQVPWSVNHLAQKAGVFALNQTEYETRTKRLVAVERAWLEEELKRIGCLPYPGKANFMLVRTAASGPDASELQLTLGRQGILIRGCTGFTGLDTRYFRIAVRTCMENERLIAALRNTLCNRQGAEGTDWTSR is encoded by the coding sequence ATGCTTGAGCGAAACGGCCATGGAGGGGACTTGACTACAGCGGTTGAACTGTTCGGAGTTCCTGCCCGGGAAATGCTGGATTTCAGCGCGAATATTAATCCGCTAGGACCGCCGCCGGGGTTAAAGGATGTCCTTCATAAGGAATGGACGGGGCTGGTTCACTATCCTGACCCTGAATCCCGGGAACTGCGAACAGCCATTTCGCAAAAATACAATATTGAGCCCGCGTCCATTCTGGTTGGCAACGGGGCCGCCGAAGTCATTGATTTGATCGTGCGAGGGTTTAAGCCGGGGAGAGTGGCGGTGGTCGATCCGGCGTTCCTGGAATATGCCGAAGCTGCGTTAAAAGCCGGCGCCGAAGTTCTATCCGTTCCTGCCTCTGCGGACGACGGCTTCGCCATTCCCGAGGAAGCGCTGCTCGCCGCTTGCGAAGAAGCGGACCTGCTGTTTATTGGCCAGCCCAACAATCCTACGGGACAGTGGCTGAGCAGGGAAGCCGTGGTTCGTCTTGCGGACACAGCCATAGCGCATAATACCATACTCGTGCTCGACGAGGCGTTCATTGACTTTTTCGAGGACGAGAAAGAGCTGTCTTTCATCCGCGAGGCGGCATTTTCCAGGCATGTAATCGTTATTCGGTCCATGACCAAATTTTACGGTATTCCCGGATTGCGCCTTGGCTACGCCGCCTCCCATCCGGACAATATCTCGTTCATTCGGAAGCTTCAGGTGCCTTGGAGCGTTAATCATTTGGCGCAAAAGGCTGGAGTGTTCGCATTAAACCAGACCGAATACGAAACGCGCACGAAGCGGCTCGTCGCCGTGGAGCGGGCTTGGCTTGAAGAGGAATTAAAGCGAATCGGTTGTCTGCCGTATCCAGGAAAAGCTAATTTCATGCTGGTCCGCACCGCTGCGTCCGGACCGGATGCTTCGGAGCTCCAGCTCACACTGGGGCGGCAGGGCATTCTGATTCGCGGGTGCACAGGCTTTACCGGTCTGGATACGCGATACTTTCGTATTGCGGTTAGAACATGTATGGAGAATGAACGCTTGATTGCCGCGCTTCGGAACACTCTCTGCAATCGGCAGGGAGCGGAGGGGACAGATTGGACGTCCCGCTGA
- a CDS encoding histidine phosphatase family protein encodes MDVPLTKIIFARHGATDWNTQRRYIGHTDLPLNELGRNQAKELGSALARFRLDAIYCSDLRRARETAAEVQRAVFEAGRSRPPIISDARLRETDFGWIEGLTYEEAMARFPEEMTRWYEQMEMQTPPGGKESLSEVRSRVCHFMKEVSGQDYSKIVIVTHGGVINSWLAHIGKKPFWENPLKHGEWTECDGQEVRETE; translated from the coding sequence TTGGACGTCCCGCTGACCAAGATTATATTTGCCAGGCATGGAGCTACGGATTGGAATACGCAGCGGCGCTACATAGGACATACCGATCTGCCGTTAAATGAGCTGGGCAGGAATCAGGCGAAGGAACTCGGCAGCGCATTGGCGCGCTTCCGTTTGGATGCCATTTATTGCAGCGATCTGCGGAGAGCCCGCGAGACAGCCGCTGAAGTGCAGCGGGCGGTATTTGAAGCGGGGCGAAGCCGTCCTCCGATCATTTCGGATGCAAGACTAAGAGAAACGGATTTCGGCTGGATTGAAGGATTGACTTATGAAGAAGCGATGGCCCGCTTTCCCGAAGAAATGACCCGGTGGTACGAGCAGATGGAGATGCAGACCCCGCCCGGCGGGAAAGAATCACTGTCCGAAGTCCGCAGCCGGGTGTGCCATTTTATGAAGGAAGTGAGCGGGCAGGATTACAGCAAGATAGTAATTGTTACCCATGGCGGAGTCATTAATTCATGGCTCGCGCATATCGGGAAGAAGCCATTCTGGGAGAATCCCCTTAAGCATGGGGAGTGGACTGAATGCGATGGTCAAGAGGTGAGGGAAACTGAGTAA
- a CDS encoding cobyric acid synthase, which produces MFQGTASDVGKSIITTAVCRIFYQDGFKTAPYKSQNMALNSYVTLCGKEIGRAQGVQAEACGITATTDMNPILIKPTRDMTAQVVVHGRPHAEMSARRYREEYLPIAGTIVRDALDRLKSEYDVIVIEGAGSPAEINLKDRDIVNMRLAAWADAPVVLVADIDRGGVFASIVGTLELLEEHERSRVKGFIINKFRGDATILQPGLDWLEQRTGIPVLGVVPHLNGIDIEAEDSVALDHQEDNLNPDADIDVAVIRLPRISNFTDTDPLGAEPDVQVRYVQSPEELGNPDVILLPGTKNTLADLGFLRESGLAEAVRKKVESGTRLVGICGGYQMLGVRLSDPHQVESEEGEAAGLGFLPAETVFYPDKRTERVRGTVACNHPEWLELQGISVEGYEIHMGKTEKLEPVEGLFQIGSHEDGLLSADGRIWGTYFHGIFENDEFRRKWLNLIRQEKGLAPLQTDIHFQRRKTAAFDRLADHARAHLDIDKIYRIAGLK; this is translated from the coding sequence ATGTTCCAGGGAACGGCGTCCGACGTAGGCAAAAGCATCATCACCACGGCGGTCTGCCGAATTTTTTATCAGGACGGATTTAAGACGGCGCCCTACAAATCTCAAAATATGGCATTGAACTCCTATGTTACCTTGTGCGGCAAAGAGATCGGCCGGGCGCAGGGCGTTCAGGCGGAAGCCTGCGGGATTACGGCTACAACGGACATGAACCCCATTCTTATCAAACCGACAAGGGATATGACCGCCCAGGTTGTCGTTCACGGCAGGCCGCATGCGGAAATGAGCGCCCGGCGCTACCGCGAGGAGTACTTGCCCATAGCGGGTACAATTGTACGGGACGCTCTTGACCGTTTGAAGTCTGAGTATGATGTGATTGTGATCGAAGGGGCGGGAAGCCCGGCGGAAATCAATTTGAAGGACCGGGATATTGTCAATATGCGTCTGGCTGCGTGGGCGGATGCTCCAGTTGTTCTGGTCGCGGATATTGACCGAGGCGGTGTGTTTGCTTCTATCGTCGGAACGCTGGAACTGCTTGAAGAGCATGAACGGAGCCGGGTAAAAGGCTTCATTATCAATAAATTCCGGGGGGATGCTACGATCCTGCAGCCTGGGCTCGACTGGCTGGAGCAGCGTACGGGGATACCTGTCCTTGGCGTGGTCCCCCACCTGAACGGGATCGATATCGAGGCCGAGGATTCGGTGGCCCTGGATCATCAGGAGGATAACCTGAATCCGGATGCCGACATCGATGTCGCTGTTATCCGGTTACCCCGGATTTCCAACTTTACGGATACCGACCCGCTCGGGGCTGAACCGGATGTACAGGTGCGTTATGTACAGAGTCCTGAGGAACTGGGCAATCCCGATGTCATTCTGCTGCCCGGAACGAAGAACACACTGGCTGACCTGGGCTTTTTGCGGGAATCGGGACTGGCGGAAGCTGTAAGGAAAAAGGTCGAGTCCGGAACCCGTCTTGTGGGCATTTGCGGTGGATACCAGATGCTGGGGGTGAGGCTGAGCGATCCCCATCAAGTGGAGTCGGAGGAAGGCGAAGCGGCCGGACTGGGATTTTTGCCGGCGGAAACGGTCTTTTATCCCGATAAACGAACGGAGAGAGTCCGGGGAACTGTAGCTTGCAATCATCCGGAATGGCTGGAGCTGCAAGGCATTTCCGTGGAGGGTTACGAAATTCATATGGGCAAAACGGAGAAGCTGGAACCCGTGGAAGGTCTGTTTCAAATCGGCAGTCATGAAGACGGCTTGCTGTCGGCCGACGGGAGGATATGGGGTACTTATTTCCACGGGATATTCGAAAACGATGAATTCCGGCGTAAATGGCTTAATCTGATCCGGCAGGAAAAAGGGCTTGCCCCTCTTCAAACGGACATCCATTTCCAGAGACGCAAAACGGCAGCGTTCGATCGATTGGCAGACCATGCCAGAGCGCATCTCGATATCGACAAGATTTACCGGATTGCCGGATTAAAATAA
- the cbiB gene encoding adenosylcobinamide-phosphate synthase CbiB, whose amino-acid sequence MFVITAIVIDLLVGDPRGIPHPVIGIGKIISATESALRKWGTGRARERALGVLLVLVVLSAVYAAAFLILWLAGLIHPIFRSLAEVWLISTTIAIKGLGDAAMQVFRPLAKGDLDSARTYVGYIVGRETHALSEREVTRATVETVAENIVDAVVAPLFYALLGGAPLALLYRAVNTLDSMVGYKNDKYRYFGWASARLDDVLNYIPARITGLLLWAAALTTKGLNAGRAWQAMRRDAAKHPSPNSGIPEAAVAGALGIQLGGFNSYGGIVSERARMGTAIRELAAEDIRQTIKILRLTAALIMILLLLAAGSLFIGEIK is encoded by the coding sequence ATGTTTGTGATTACAGCGATTGTCATTGATCTGCTGGTCGGCGACCCGCGCGGCATTCCGCATCCGGTGATTGGGATAGGAAAGATCATATCGGCCACGGAATCGGCCCTGCGGAAATGGGGAACTGGGCGAGCGAGGGAGAGAGCGCTTGGCGTACTCCTTGTCCTGGTGGTGTTGTCCGCCGTGTACGCCGCCGCTTTCCTGATTTTGTGGCTCGCCGGACTCATACACCCTATATTCCGGTCATTAGCGGAAGTCTGGCTGATTTCAACCACGATTGCCATCAAAGGCCTGGGTGACGCGGCCATGCAGGTATTCCGCCCTTTAGCCAAGGGTGATTTGGACAGCGCCAGAACCTATGTCGGCTACATTGTGGGCAGGGAAACGCATGCTTTATCGGAACGGGAAGTCACGAGAGCCACAGTAGAGACGGTTGCGGAGAATATTGTCGATGCTGTGGTTGCTCCCTTATTTTACGCGCTGCTCGGCGGGGCTCCCCTGGCTCTACTCTACCGTGCGGTGAATACGCTGGATTCGATGGTCGGCTACAAGAACGATAAATACCGTTATTTCGGCTGGGCTTCCGCCCGGCTTGACGATGTGCTGAACTATATCCCTGCCAGAATAACGGGGCTGCTGCTCTGGGCTGCGGCGCTTACGACGAAAGGGCTGAATGCCGGAAGGGCCTGGCAGGCCATGCGGCGCGATGCCGCGAAGCATCCGAGCCCAAACAGCGGTATCCCTGAGGCTGCGGTTGCCGGAGCGCTGGGAATTCAGCTTGGCGGGTTCAATAGCTATGGCGGCATTGTATCGGAGAGAGCCAGAATGGGAACCGCCATTAGGGAATTGGCAGCGGAAGATATCCGGCAGACGATAAAGATTCTAAGGCTGACCGCGGCACTCATCATGATCTTATTGCTACTCGCGGCGGGAAGCCTTTTTATTGGAGAGATAAAATGA